Proteins encoded within one genomic window of Platichthys flesus chromosome 13, fPlaFle2.1, whole genome shotgun sequence:
- the ankrd50l gene encoding ankyrin repeat domain-containing protein 50: MSGHQEQMSSGSSDGSSSLLQGRRFYCRKWALEKLRHCLDTRSLPGQPPGLLVMGGPGAGKTALCTEVVWPTSKAGLAAGLAPRCLASHFCQREDQRSMVLWKFVLGLVEQLRASPLLSSGYRKVFDSPSVSSALEPVNCQKDPDDTFKRAVLRPLLDLPPPAQTLMLVVDSLDVGYGPGTGSGNSSSIAELLATNQHLLPGWLLLVCSVRRHNKAVCKIFSGFRKLCLDDLRKPPPVHDVQQYILCRLDEDAALRRQLTPDTADMLNLLHIKSGGCFLFLERVLDGVAVALVGLREIRDIPGTLNGLYLWLCQRLFPRGLFMYVKPLLNVLLASPRPLTSQQLFTAVWTHDTSLSLQDFQNKLKTLSPLLIDGPGGTKLLFHASFAEWLTDVKYCTQKYLCSRTEGHSMHAMALTLQGKHLDIEDTCRLATHLVCSGHHKDNPSLLALWMIWASVPAFTPSYSSALTTSSHQPPVLVSQEVLQLLMRTGLISTACFSDAQPSVGVHCIGKDKTTSRQPFKREVSVKKLIDSGVSINQLCSTDGQTFLASAAHEGSVDVVELLLTHGSDPLIRDHQGQTPLNLTSRQGHVKVLTVLLEWAKKQHPETAAQMMEHVDNEGWTALRSAAWGGHSEAVRLLLDAGADVDGCDGEARTALRAAAWGGHEEIVLTLLDYGAQVDKADGKGRTPLIAAAYMGHHEAVEILLDRNAEVDLADGDGRTALSVAALCVPTAAGIKSYGEVASLLLERGADPGHRDHDGMTPLLLAAYEGHEEVVELLLEAGADVDETAVPDGNVPAAAAVTPLLAAAAMGHMKTVSRLLFWGAAVDAIDCEGRTALCLAAARGSTEVVRALLDRGLDENHKDDLGWTPLHAAACEGHRPVCAALTERGSMARVGEMDIEGRTPLILAAQEGHLSTVRLLLDRRSPIDHRAYDGHSALSATLLEGHAEVAELLMRRGADTDVRDAEGRPLLYLLVLEGRLEMATLLMEKGGVPLESRDSEGRTALHVASWQGCVEMVDLLLKHGSNPNAQDTEGRPPMHSVAWTGHAEVGRRLLDARSVNIDLSCNQGATSLSIAAQEGHDNIVAMLLERAANPDHMDKYGRSPVKVAGKHGHFNIVRLLERYGAKPYIGLSLNSSTTSPAKINRILSSGISECNRGEVTAATSSSSVSSPASTAERFHSMQSSQISSTCHSLSTVQTVPADSLSFIQQIQQHSLPRSRSRHSTLPPPGSLQGSIQRHPKGSTPPSVCTVTAMVHNCKLPQKGLSPGLEYHDKMYKQNTHLINTDRTTYPGGKWNSVMASLGIMPGQDSPAIGVKNRGSPPLGYPFKLQSPLQGEAWDSVPQKNILSPDCYSFTPVLSCSALPEDVMVTMTTTDPQLNLKQAIKLQFEGPTSAALYKRETPL; encoded by the exons ATGTCAGGCCATCAGGAGCAAATGAGCAGCGGCAGCTCTGACGGCAGCTCCAGCTTACTCCAGGGTCGGCGTTTCTATTGCCGGAAATGGGCCTTGGAGAAGCTGCGGCACTGCCTGGACACCCGCTCTCTGCCGGGACAACCACCAGGGCTGCTGGTGATGGGGGGCCCTGGCGCTGGAAAGACTGCCCTCTGCACTGAGGTGGTGTGGCCCACCTCGAAGGCAGGGCTGGCGGCAGGCCTGGCACCACGCTGCCTGGCGTCCCACTTCTGCCAAAGGGAGGACCAGAGGAGCATGGTGCTGTGGAAGTTTGTCCTGGGCTTGGTGGAGCAGCTGAGggcctcacctctcctctcgtctggGTACAGAAAGGTCTTTGACAGCCCATCTGTATCTTCTGCTCTGGAGCCCGTCAACTGTCAGAAAGACCCTGATGACACATTCAAGAG AGCGGTTTTGAGACCCCTGTTAGACCTCCCTCCCCCTGCCCAGACTCTGATGCTGGTGGTAGACTCCCTGGATGTAGGATATGGACCGGGTACAGGAAGTGGGAATAGTAGCTCCATCGCAGAGCTGCTGGCCACCAATCAACACCTGCTGCCTGGGTGGCTGCTTCTGGTCTGCTCCGTCCGCCGCCACAACAAAGCTGTGTGCAAGATCTTCTCAG GTTTCCGTAAGCTTTGTCTTGATGATCTTCGGAAGCCCCCCCCAGTCCACGATGTACAGCAGTACATCCTCTGCCGATTGGACGAAGACGCAGCGCTTCGCCGTCAGCTCACCCCTGACACAGCTGACATGCTTAATTTACTTCACATCAAGAGCGGCGGTTGCTTTCTCTTCCTCGAGCGTGTTCTAGATGGTGTTGCAGTCGCACTGGTGGGTCTGCGAGAGATCCGCGACATCCCTGGGACTCTCAATGGTCTCTATCTGTGGTTGTGCCAAAGGCTGTTTCCCCGGGGGCTTTTCATGTACGTCAAGCCTCTCCTTAATGTGCTCTTAGCTTCCCCGAGGCCCCTCACATCCCAGCAGCTGTTCACAGCAGTTTGGACTCATGACACCTCACTCAGCCTCCAGGATTTTCAGAACAAGCTCaaaactctctctcctctcttaaTTGATGGCCCTGGAGGGACCAAACTACTTTTTCATGCCAGCTTTGCTGAGTGGCTGACAGACGTGAAGTATTGCACACAGAAATACCTGTGTAGCAGGACAGAAGGTCACAGTATGCACGCTATGGCTTTGACTCTGCAGGGAAAACACTTGGACATTGAGGACACCTGCCGGCTAGCCACACATTTAGTTTGCTCTGGTCACCATAAAGACAACCCTTCATTGTTGGCACTGTGGATGATATGGGCCAGTGTGCCTGCTTTTACTCCGAGCTACAGCAGTGCCCTCACCACATCCTCACATCAGCCTCCTGTTTTGGTCAGTCAGGAAGTACTTCAGCTGTTAATGAGGACTGGGCTCATCTCTACTGCCTGCTTTTCAGATGCACAGCCAAGTGTTGGAGTACATTGTATAGGTAAAGACAAAACTACTTCACGACAACCTTTTAAAAGAGAGGTGTCTGTAAAAAAGCTGATAGACAGTGGGGTGTCGATTAACCAGTTATGTTCTACAGATGGACAGACATTTCTTGCCAGTGCAGCCCATGAGGGCTCTGTAGATgttgttgaacttctcctgacACATGGATCTGATCCACTGATCAGGGATCATCAAGGTCAGACACCATTAAATTTGACTTCAAGGCAGGGTCATGTCAAAGTGTTGACTGTGCTCCTGGAATGGGCCAAGAAACAGCATCCAGAAACTGCAGCCCAGATGATGGAGCATGTTGACAACGAAGGCTGGACAGCACTGCGCTCTGCAGCTTGGGGAGGACATAGCGAGGCTGTTCGCCTTCTTCTAGATGCAGGAGCTGATGTGGATGGATGTGATGGGGAAGCCCGGACTGCACTCAGAGCTGCTGCATGGGGTGGTCATGAGGAAATTGTTCTGACCCTGTTGGACTATGGGGCACAGGTTGACAAAGCTGACGGCAAGGGCCGCACACCGCTTATTGCTGCTGCCTATATGGGACATCATGAAGCTGTGGAGATATTGCTGGACCGCAATGCAGAGGTTGACTTAGCTGATGGAGATGGGCGAACTGCTCTGTCAGTCGCTGCCCTCTGTGTCCCGACCGCAGCAGGGATAAAAAGTTATGGTGAGGTAGCAAGTCTGTTACTGGAACGGGGAGCTGATCCAGGACACAGAGATCATGATGGCATGACACCACTGCTTCTTGCAGCCTATGAGGGCCATGAAGAGGTAGTTGAACTTTTATTAGAAGCTGGCGCAGATGTAGATGAGACTGCCGTTCCTGATGGCAATGTCCCTGCTGCAGCGGCTGTTACTCCCCTTCTGGCAGCTGCAGCAATGGGCCACATGAAAACAGTATCTCGTCTGCTTTTTTGGGGAGCAGCTGTGGATGCCATTGATTGTGAAGGCAGGACGGCACTCTGCTTAGCAGCAGCAAGAGGCAGCACTGAGGTTGTCCGTGCACTGCTGGACCGAGGACTCGATGAGAACCATAAGGATGACCTCGGCTGGACTCCACTGCACGCTGCCGCTTGTGAAGGCCATCGGCCTGTTTGTGCTGCTTTGACAGAGCGAGGCAGCATGGCACGTGTAGGAGAGATGGACATTGAAGGACGTACCCCTCTTATACTAGCTGCACAAGAAGGTCACTTGAGCACCGTCAGACTGTTGTTGGACAGGCGTTCTCCCATTGACCACAGGGCCTATGATGGACATTCTGCCTTGAGTGCCACCCTCCTGGAGGGTCATGCTGAGGTGGCAGAGCTGCTTATGAGGCGAGGGGCTGATACAGATGTCCGGGATGCAGAGGGCAGACCGCTGCTCTACCTACTGGTCCTAGAGGGTCGCCTTGAGATGGCTACTCTGCTAATGGAGAAAGGAGGGGTGCCACTAGAGTCCCGAGACTCTGAGGGTCGTACAGCACTTCATGTGGCTTCCTGGCAGGGATGTGTAGAGATGGTAGACTTACTTCTAAAGCATGGGTCAAACCCTAATGCACAGGACACAGAAGGGAGACCTCCAATGCATTCAGTGGCTTGGACAGGACATGCTGAAGTGGGACGCCGTCTCCTAGACGCCAGGAGTGTCAACATTGACCTTTCCTGCAACCAGGGAGCAACATCTCTGAGCATTGCAGCCCAGGAGGGACATGATAATATTGTTGCAATGCTTCTGGAAAGGGCTGCAAATCCCGATCACATGGACAAATATGGCCGGAGTCCAGTCAAAGTGGCAGGGAAACATGGGCACTTTAATATTGTCAGGCTTTTGGAGCGCTATGGAGCCAAGCCATACATAGGCCTGTCGCTTAACTCTAGTACCACCTCCCCTGCAAAAATCAACAGGATCCTCTCCTCAGGAATCTCTGAGTGTAATAGAGGGGAAGTCACAGCTgctacctcttcctcttctgtatCTTCTCCTGCCTCCACTGCAGAACGATTCCATTCCATGCAGAGTTCCCAAATTTCATCTACCTGCCATTCATTGTCCACAGTGCAGACGGTGCCAGCTGACAGCCTCAGCTTTATTCAACAGATACAGCAACACTCCCTGCCTCGTAGTCGTAGCCGTCATTCCACCCTCCCTCCACCAGGCAGCCTCCAAGGAAGCATCCAGAGACATCCCAAAGGCAGcactcctccctctgtttgcaCAGTTACTGCCATGGTGCACAACTGCAAATTGCCCCAGAAAGGCTTGTCGCCTGGACTTGAATATcatgacaaaatgtacaaacaaaATACTCACTTAATAAATACAGACAGGACTACTTACCCTGGTGGTAAATGGAATTCAGTCATGGCTTCCCTTGGGATAATGCCAGGGCAAGACAGTCCTGCCATAGGTGTGAAAAACAGAGGAAGCCCTCCTCTGGGCTACCCATTTAAATTGCAGAGCCCACTTCAAGGAGAAGCTTGGGATTCTGtaccccaaaaaaacattttgtctcCTGATTGCTACAGTTTTACTCCAGTCTTATCCTGTAGTGCCTTGCCAGAGGATGTTATGGTTACAATGACTACCACAGACCCACAGCTTAATCTGAAACAGGCGATCAAATTGCAGTTTGAAGGTCCCACCAGTGCAGCCTTATACAAAAGAGAGACACCCCTGTGA